In a single window of the Elaeis guineensis isolate ETL-2024a chromosome 8, EG11, whole genome shotgun sequence genome:
- the LOC105049869 gene encoding exocyst complex component EXO70C1-like → MEKAQPLPPQKSNSFSSSSREEKLRESNRSLSFGAIKLEDRHQKKETDYNREDRIKEGKEINADEKQEEKEEATKENFQEAEPNFIAISEEIDHFLAILVSLQDAQFQISEPPELPESNIETFIAMLEMEIATYESGEQKWSPDHDEICLLDAFNRLHKLTSALTPLSSNAKYNHAMNRTGSALHHAMAFLEDEFFSLLDENSRAKQQDPGSASSKTKRPPSFSRPQQQPQQQHEQDRCILPSAESSTHEDSPTYPPDVVERLRGIAAAMISAGYVTECSEVFAVARHNAFYAGLSSLGFEKIGIDDVQKMAWDSLEGEIATWIRAFRHSITVSFPSERELFDIVFSGHQEIANSLFSDLALRAVFQLLNFAEAVAMTKRSTEKLFKMLDIYESLRDLMPTIDAILSVEANEEEESASSPAMDLKSEISAIRSRLGEAAVAIFCDLETSIKTDTGKTPVPGGAVHPLTRYVMNYLKYACEYKNTLEQIFRDYQRSERPSSYDDDGDDAPSDSTSNHENKENNNNADDPNPFAEQLMEVMELLHANLESKSKLYKDQALCNIFLMNNGRYIMKKIKGAAEINELLGDAWCRKRSSDLRQYHKNYQRETWSKVLACFRDGGLNVKGNVSKPVLKERFKSFNAMFDEILKTQSSWVVSDEQLQSELRVSISAVVVPAYRSFLGRYSQYLDPGRQTEKYIKFGADDLENYIDELFDGNPSSMARRRT, encoded by the coding sequence ATGGAGAAGGCCCAACCTCTTCCTCCTCAGAAATCCAACAGCTTCTCCTCCTCCAGCAGGGAAGAGAAGCTCCGAGAATCCAACAGGAGCCTCTCCTTTGGTGCCATCAAGCTAGAAGATAGACACCAGAAGAAGGAGACAGATTACAACAGGGAGGACCGGATAAAGGAAGGGAAGGAGATTAATGCGGACGAGAAGCAGGAGGAAAAGGAGGAAGCAACCAAGGAGAACTTCCAAGAGGCCGAACCCAACTTCATTGCCATCTCTGAGGAGATTGATCATTTCCTCGCCATCCTTGTCAGCCTCCAAGATGCTCAGTTTCAAATCTCCGAGCCGCCCGAGCTCCCAGAGTCGAACATCGAGACGTTCATCGCCATGTTGGAGATGGAGATCGCCACGTATGAGTCCGGCGAGCAGAAATGGTCTCCTGACCACGACGAGATCTGCCTCCTCGATGCCTTCAATCGACTCCACAAGCTGACATCCGCGCTCACACCACTCTCGTCCAACGCCAAGTATAACCATGCCATGAATCGCACCGGCAGTGCCCTCCACCACGCCATGGCCTTCCTCGAAGACGAATTCTTTTCACTCCTCGACGAGAATTCCCGGGCAAAGCAGCAGGATCCGGGCAGCGCCAGCTCGAAGACCAAGCGGCCGCCATCTTTCAGCCGACCGCAGCAACAACCACAACAACAACACGAACAAGACCGGTGCATTCTGCCCTCAGCCGAATCCAGCACCCATGAAGATTCCCCGACATATCCACCGGATGTCGTCGAGAGATTACGCGGCATCGCCGCGGCGATGATCTCCGCCGGGTATGTGACCGAGTGCAGCGAGGTGTTCGCCGTTGCTCGGCACAATGCCTTCTATGCGGGCCTGTCCAGCCTCGGATTTGAGAAGATCGGCATCGATGATGTGCAAAAAATGGCTTGGGATTCTCTGGAGGGAGAGATCGCGACGTGGATCCGGGCGTTCCGGCATTCCATCACCGTCTCATTCCCCAGCGAGCGCGAGCTCTTCGATATAGTCTTCTCCGGCCACCAAGAGATAGCCAACAGCCTCTTCAGCGACTTGGCCCTCCGTGCAGTCTTTCAGCTCCTCAATTTTGCGGAGGCCGTCGCCATGACGAAGCGCTCCACGGAGAAGCTCTTCAAGATGCTCGACATATATGAGAGCTTGAGGGACTTGATGCCCACCATCGACGCCATTCTCTCTGTTGAAGCGAACGAGGAGGAGGAGTCAGCCTCCTCGCCGGCAATGGATCTCAAGTCGGAGATCTCCGCCATCCGGTCCCGTCTCGGGGAGGCGGCGGTGGCGATCTTCTGCGACCTCGAGACCTCGATCAAGACCGACACCGGGAAGACACCGGTGCCCGGCGGCGCCGTCCATCCTCTCACCCGCTACGTCATGAATTACCTCAAATATGCATGTGAATACAAGAACACATTGGAGCAGATCTTCCGAGATTACCAGAGATCTGAGAGGCCGTCATCCTACGACGATGATGGCGATGATGCGCCGTCGGACAGCACTAGCAACCATGAGAACAAAGAAAACAACAACAATGCAGATGATCCAAACCCATTTGCAGAGCAATTGATGGAGGTGATGGAATTGTTGCACGCGAATTTGGAGTCCAAATCCAAACTCTACAAGGATCAGGCACTGTGCAACATATTCTTGATGAACAATGGGAGGTACATCATGAAGAAGATCAAGGGGGCGGCGGAGATCAATGAGCTGCTCGGCGATGCATGGTGCCGGAAGAGGTCATCGGATCTGAGGCAGTACCATAAGAACTACCAGCGGGAGACGTGGTCGAAGGTGCTCGCTTGTTTCAGGGATGGAGGCCTAAATGTGAAGGGGAATGTGTCGAAGCCGGTGCTGAAGGAGCGATTCAAGAGCTTCAACGCCATGTTCGACGAAATCCTCAAGACGCAGAGCTCATGGGTGGTGAGCGACGAGCAGTTGCAGTCGGAGCTGAGGGTGTCCATATCGGCGGTGGTGGTGCCGGCATACCGGTCGTTTCTGGGGCGGTACTCGCAGTACCTCGACCCCGGGAGGCAGACGGAAAAGTACATCAAGTTTGGGGCGGATGACCTCGAGAATTATATTGATGAGCTCTTCGATGGCAATCCTTCCTCCATGGCAAGGAGGAGGACATGA